ggttaaagaaagaaggaaggggagcTGAACACAGAGCAACAGTGTGTGATGTAAAGGGGAATATATTTACTGAGTGCAAGAGAGAATATCTGGAGCAGGTAGAAGAATATCAGGACAGTGGCAGAGAGGGAAGGCAAGCAGAGGAGGTGGGAAAGATGAGGAAGTTTCCCCAAAGAAATGGACTGAATCCTGGGCAGAGTGAGGACAGAAGTCTTTATGCACAGACTTCCAACACGTTGGGAAAACTGGGATATGTAAAGCATGGTGAAGGATGCTGTGGGAAAGAGAACTGCCAGTATATGGGAAGGCTGACAGtttggttggaaaaaaaatagatgataGTCAGAAGAAAGTATAGTaatagaaaaatcagaaaggaagtGACACTTGGTGAAAGCCTAGGTCTGTGAACCTTACCTTTGATCGATGGTGACTTCAAGTCATATGAGAAGATGATGATACAGAACATGCAAGGGTAAATGTGACTAAACAGTCAGCTGGCAAATGAAGCCACCAAGTATGAGTGTGGGATTCTGTACAGAAATTGAGATAGTCCCAAAAGGTGAAATGAAGAAAGCTgctgagaagaggctgagaagAGGCTAAATGGCAATACCCCATAGGTGAGAGGAGAATAGAACGTGCAGAGTTATTAGCAACAGTGATTTATGTGATACCATAACAAGGATTGTTCACTGGAATATTCCTGCTCATCATTCTCTCTTCTATCCGTTCATTAAGTCGTTGCCTACTGACTTAACCAGATCTTGCAAAAGATGCCTTGTGAATTGTTCCTATTTTTGCAAGCAAGCTCGTGTGTTCTCTGTGTGTATGTGCGTGTGAACCAGGGTCAAATTAAAGccataaattaatttataaaaataggACCCTATATGAATATGCATTTCATGTGAAAAGCATTGTGACACACCACAGCTCACGTTTAAGTTCCTCACAGCAACACATGCTGTAAATGGTCTTTGGTCATTATTTTACAACAGGTAAAATATGTAGTAAAAAATAACTCAGAAGAGGGGGTATTTTATCTACCTATATCTTGTTACAAATGGGAAACATATAAAACTTCGACTCATATATAGATATACTGCTTCAAAGAGACAGTTTGCAAATGTCTGTCACGGAGGCCATATGGAGAGGCTGGCAGAAGGGCAGCTAGTGAACCAGCTATACGTGCCAGCTTCGATTTGTCACACGTACCGgcactgagaaatatttttgttctccttttgagaaagaaaactctCATTAGTGAAGATTCAACGACGGAGTCCTCAAAATGTAGTTATGACAGGAGAGGATCAGCATGGTCGCTTTTAGACTGGCATCACCAGTACGTAGCAAGCACACTGTACGTACAGGCTGAAAGCACGTCGAGTGAGCTTAAAGCACGTCGAAACGCCCTTTTCTCGGGGCGGCGGCCCTATCCCACACGGAGACCTTGGAGCTGGGGACGAGGTCCCACAGCCGGTGCTGACACGGCTCGGCCGGGCACGGCGCGGTTCCCCTGGGCAGGGCGCCCCGAggcggggcagggctgggccgCCGCCATTTTGCGTGCGGGGGGCGGGCGGATGGCGGACGGCGGCTGGTGCGGGCACCGGGCGGTGCGGGCCCTCCGGGCGGCCGGCGGCAGCcgctgggggcggcgggcggcgcccGGTGAGGCGGGGGGACCCCGGGGGGATCCCGAGGGAGCTTGGGCACCGGCGGTGGCCTGccttgggggagggagggagcgcGGGGCTCACGGGCTGCGCCTCTCTTGCAGAGCCCAGGGCGGTCGGTGGCACCTCCCGCAGCCTCTGCTCCAAGGGGGAGCGCGGTGTTTCCTACGAGGAGTTCAAAGAGTTGAAAAAATCCAGCGTCGTCCACATAGATGTGCGGGAGAGGTGGGAGGTTGACAGAGACGGGAAGATCCCGGCCTCCATCAACATACCGTGTAAGCTGTTCGTGATGCTCTGTAGACACGTTTGCTCTTTTTGTCCGGTTGGTGGTCCGGTCTGTGGACAAGTGGTGATGACATGCAAGGAGAAGCTGTGCTAAACGGTGTCTAATACCCTGGGAGActaaacccttttttttttttttcttcccagaggAATTTGAAACCTTAAAATGTAAGCTTATTTGTGGGTAGAGAATATGTgagactttatttatttttttatttcgCAGTGAACGAATTAGTGGAAGCTCTGCAAATGAACCCAACGGATTTCAGGGAGCAATACAATCAAAAGATGCCTGCCAAGTCAGACCATGTGGTTTTCTCCTGCTTTGCAGGATCAAGAAGCAAACAAGCACTGAATTTTGCCACGTCCTTGGGTTTCAGCAGGTAAGCGTATGGCTTCCTTGTGTAAGGGCGGAATCAATATGAGTTCCCCCAGTAAGTAAACTACAACTCTCTCTGAGCTTCTTACGGGTATGGATAAAAACTTTAATGTGGAATATGAACAAAGAGATTAATATTAGAGTTAGACAACTTATAAACAGTACCTCCTTATGTCTCCACTGAACCTTGAAAGATGCAGTCTGGTGTTATGGGAAAGTGAGATGTCCTGTAAAGCGACCACACAGCAACTCTGCTTATATGCTGCAGGTGATGCCATATGCTGCAAGACCACGCTGATGCTGAAGGGTTTTTCAACCTCTTACGTCTCCCTTGCCGAGATGTTGCTTGTACAGCTTCATAAACGCTAGTTCTGACGTGCAGGATGATGATTGGAAAGGTAGAAGAGGCTCATTTTGTAGAAGTAGAAtcttaaattatattaaatagtTTATGAAACCACACTGTGTGTAGAATTGCAGTTTCACCTTTAGGTTCACCAAAGacaaaatatgcatttgctTTCAGTAAAGCAGTGCGTTGTTTGCCAGGTATAAAATAGTGAAGGGTCTAGCTAAAAAGACAACGAGATTGATAGCGTGAAAGCAAGAGCAGCATTGGGTTGGTAGAATCGTTAAGCCCATGACAGAAGGTGCTTTGCTGAATTGAAGACTATGGGTAGAATTTCAAAAATAGGTTTTTACTAAATTGCAAATCAAGAATTGGAATATCCTTGCTGATTGTAGTCAAAAGTAGGGGACTATGCCCTTGGTTTataaatacattgttttaaatatgtgcAAAATATCCTTTATCACCCGTTTTTCATatggtgggtttttgttttttcaaggcTGTTTTTTCACAGGCTTATGTCAGGCCTATGTAGCATGTAAGTGTGCAAGGAATTAAAGACCTTCATAACATCTGAAGTATTGGGCATAATGTCAAGCAAATCTCCCACTGCATTGaggtgtttcctttttttttttcttgaaaaaaaaggcagcaaactGTTTCTAGCTGTTACTACTTGCTTGGTATTTGATCTCCAGCATTGTGTCATTTGGAAGAAATGGGTTACAGAATACACTACTTGGATGCAGACAGTGTTTGACGTTCCTTGTACTCTTGTCTGGCTGGTTGCACAGTGTACTAGTGTATTTGATTTCAGAGaatttctgtatgcttttttctctattttttctttttcgtgTCCTTTTACATACCTTTATGAGGAAGAGTCTTCAGTAACGTTCTATCTTCTGCAAACTTTCAGAGCTCAGCACTATCCTGGTGGCTTTGAGGAATGGGCAAAACGTGAACTTCCAGAGAAAAAGTGAAGATGACTGCCTCCATCCCTGCCCTACCTTCAG
The Cygnus olor isolate bCygOlo1 chromosome 3, bCygOlo1.pri.v2, whole genome shotgun sequence genome window above contains:
- the TSTD3 gene encoding thiosulfate sulfurtransferase/rhodanese-like domain-containing protein 3 codes for the protein MADGGWCGHRAVRALRAAGGSRWGRRAAPEPRAVGGTSRSLCSKGERGVSYEEFKELKKSSVVHIDVRERWEVDRDGKIPASINIPLNELVEALQMNPTDFREQYNQKMPAKSDHVVFSCFAGSRSKQALNFATSLGFSRAQHYPGGFEEWAKRELPEKK